The sequence AGAAGCAGACATTAGTTTTGATTTTCATGACTATCGTAAACAAGGCGTGGATAACCACCTAGTAGCCAGTTTTTGCCAACAACTCGGTTGGGAGCATGTTCTTAATAAACGCGGTACAACTTATCGCCAACTCACTCAAGAACAAAAAGACAGCTTAGATGAACACTCGGTTATTCCTCTGTTAGTCGAACATCCTGCCATGATTAAACGCCCTATACTTAAAGTAAACGAGCAGCTATATATTGGCTTTAAAGCCCCACAATATTCAGATATTTTTAAATAAAAGGATTTATCCAAAATGAATGACAGCCCAGTTTTGGCGTTAGCAAAAGATTTAATCAGCCGACAGTCCGTCACTCCGGAAGATGCAGGATGTCAGGTGGTAATGATAGACCGCCTGAAAGCGTTAGGATTTGATATTGAAGTTATGGTCTTTGACGATACTACCAATTTTTGGGCTCGTCGTGGCACCGAAGCACCTTTGTTTGCCTTTGCAGGCCATACAGACGTAGTTCCTTCCGGTCCATTAGACCAATGGCATACACCACCATTTGAACCAACGATCATTGATGACCATTTACATGGCCGTGGCGCTGCCGATATGAAAGGGTCTTTAGCCTGTATGATCGTTGCTGTGGAGCGTTTTATTGCTCTAAATCCAGACCATAAAGGATCAATCGGATTTC is a genomic window of Vibrio algarum containing:
- a CDS encoding ArsC family reductase — encoded protein: MSITMYGIPNCDTIKKAKKWLQEADISFDFHDYRKQGVDNHLVASFCQQLGWEHVLNKRGTTYRQLTQEQKDSLDEHSVIPLLVEHPAMIKRPILKVNEQLYIGFKAPQYSDIFK